One region of Mugil cephalus isolate CIBA_MC_2020 chromosome 17, CIBA_Mcephalus_1.1, whole genome shotgun sequence genomic DNA includes:
- the LOC125023499 gene encoding NAD(P)(+)--arginine ADP-ribosyltransferase 1-like, which yields MDNKLWIACFWKMAMAALLAAAPMGKNDAKAPIKLDMAPNSVDDMYAGCESKMEALVNSTYLVNELKNDKVFEKAWKNASKKHNTELSEYQRRAVYVYTDKNTNIYSVFNEKVRTQRSGYKTEAFKYHSLHFFLTRALQTLKLKNKKCLTGYRRTNLSFTYNPKNPMFRFGSFTSSSHTTYANDTFGTKTCFEIYTCFGAEISSYSAFESEREILIPPYEIFKVRKRTEPKKSLPCEVVYTVESTGKTQSNLNCALVKKK from the exons ATGGACAACAAACTGTG GATTGCATGCTTTTGGAAAATGGCCATGGCTGCACTTTTGGCAGCAGCGCCAATGGGAAAG AATGATGCCAAAGCTCCAATCAAGCTAGATATGGCTCCAAACTCTGTTGATGACATGTACGCTGGATGTGAAAGCAAGATGGAAGCTCTAGTGAATAGCACGTACTTGGTGAATGAATTAAAGAATGACAAAGTTTTTGAAAAGGCTTGGAAGAATGCaagtaaaaaacacaatactgaGCTGTCAGAGTATCAGAGAAGGGCTGTTTATGTTTATAcagataaaaatacaaatatctaTTCCGTCTTCAATGAAAAGGTTCGAACCCAGAGGTCCGGTTACAAGACTGAGGCATTCAAGTATCATTCACTGCACTTCTTCCTCACACGCGCCCTTCAAACTctcaaacttaaaaataaaaagtgtctcACTGGATACCGCAGAACCAACCTCAGCTTCACCTACAACCCCAAAAACCCAATGTTTCGCTTTGGGTCCTTCACCTCCAGCTCACATACTACATACGCTAATGATACATTTGGAACTAAAACGTGCTTTGAGATATACACCTGCTTTGGAGCCGAAATCTCATCGTATTCTGCGTTtgagtcagagagagaaatcctGATTCCTCCTTATGAGATTTTTAAAGTCAGAAAGAGAACAGAGCCAAAGAAATCTCTTCCATGTGAGGTGGTCTACACAGTTGAAAGCACAGGGAAAACTCAATCCAATTTGAATTGTgctcttgtgaaaaaaaagtga
- the LOC125023496 gene encoding NAD(P)(+)--arginine ADP-ribosyltransferase 1-like, translating to MDNKLWIACFWKMAMAALLAAALMGKNDAKAPIKLDMAPNSVDDMYAGCESKMEALVNSTYLVNELKNDKVFEKAWKNASKKHNTELSEYQRRAVYVYTDKNTNIYSVFNEKVRTQRSGYKTEAFKYHSLHFFLTRAIKTLKLKNKKCLTGYRRTNLSFTYNPKNPMFRFGSFTSSSYDKYANDTFGTKTCFEINTCFGAEISSYSAFESEREILIPPYEIFKVRKRTEPKKSLPCEVVYTVESTGKTQSNLNCALVKKKWNI from the exons ATGGACAACAAACTGTG GATTGCATGCTTTTGGAAAATGGCCATGGCTGCACTTTTGGCAGCAGCGCTAATGGGAAAG AATGATGCCAAAGCTCCAATCAAGCTAGATATGGCTCCAAACTCTGTTGATGACATGTACGCTGGATGTGAAAGCAAGATGGAAGCTCTAGTGAATAGCACGTACTTGGTGAATGAATTAAAGAATGACAAAGTTTTTGAAAAGGCTTGGAAGAATGCaagtaaaaaacacaatactgaGCTGTCAGAGTATCAGAGAAGGGCTGTTTATGTTTATAcagataaaaatacaaatatctaTTCCGTCTTCAATGAAAAGGTTCGAACCCAGAGGTCCGGTTACAAGACTGAGGCATTCAAGTATCATTCACTGCACTTCTTCCTCACACGCGCCATTAAAACTctcaaacttaaaaataaaaagtgtctcACTGGATACCGCAGAACCAACCTCAGCTTCACCTACAACCCCAAAAACCCAATGTTTCGCTTTGGGTCCTTCACCTCCAGCTCATATGATAAATACGCTAATGATACATTTGGAACTAAAACGTGCTTTGAGATAAACACCTGCTTTGGAGCCGAAATCTCATCGTATTCTGCGTTtgagtcagagagagaaatcctGATTCCTCCTTATGAGATTTTTAAAGTCAGAAAGAGAACAGAGCCAAAGAAATCTCTTCCATGTGAGGTGGTCTACACAGTTGAAAGCACAGGGAAAACTCAATCCAATTTGAATTGTgctcttgtgaaaaaaaagtggaacatttaa